caagcttagtccgttggcgcggatgcaaatgaacataaactgcacacccaaaaattcgtggagccagaagtactaccggtgggagagtgcaatggtcaaaaagggcatccaatggtcttcgaaaattaagaacactggatggTATATGGTTCATTAAATAGACCGCCGAATTCAAAGCTTCaccccacaagtaaataggaacatgacccccaattaaaagagaccgagtaatttccaataaatgtcgattttttcgctctgcgacaccattttgttgaggagaatctgtgcaagatgtttggtgaataatcccttcagagtgcataaattccatcaattatttcttttcgtactcaccaccattatcagaacgaaaaacttttattggaacaccaaactgagtagttatcatttgatggaacatgcgaaaaattgaacaaacatcactcttatgtttcatttgataaacccaagtcatgcgagtgcaatcatcaacaaaagttataagccacctcatcccattaagagtagaaattggggccggtccccaaacatctgaatgaactaatgaaaaaggtaTATCTGTTTTATAATCACTCAAATGAAAAGTAGTACGATGActttttgctttcacacaagtttcgcaaacaaaatctgaaagattacatccatgaaacaaggatggaaataatctcctaagatagccaaaggaaggatgtcccagtctcctatgccataaccaaatttcctcttttttcttattcatcgaatctccatttaccacaagagcgtgcccttttttatctgattgttggaatccatcttcaagatagtacaatccgcccatttgtctaccactgccaatcttctcccgagtatggatgttctgaaagacacagtgagtaggaaaaaatagaacaacacaatcatgagatttggctaattgattcacagagagaatattacaatttaacgacggcacaaataagacatcctggatttttaacgtggaagataatggaactgtacGAACTCCAATAACCGGAGATGATACACCATTAGCAGTGGTAATAGtggctttggaacatttaggagataaatgactaaacttataacgatcacaagtcatatggtctgttgcgccagagtcaattatccaattactatttctagtaaaagacataccagacttagcagtgaatgcaagggttgtggctagatttgcttttggatcaGAGTTCGCCTCCTTATGAGATGCCTCTTACCCTTTGGATGCCATTCTGGATACCCATGAAGTCGGAAACACGTGTCCACCGTATGACCAGTACCATTACAGTGAGTACATTTTTGATCTTTCTTAAAGATGGTCATCTTTCGAGAAGCCATTACAGTCCCTTCTCCAATATTTTCTCCAAGCATAGCATCTTGGCGATTAGCTTCCGAACACACTATAGCATAAGCTGCCTGTATATCAGGAAGTGGTTTTGTAGACAGTACACGACCTCGAACCCCATCTAAATGAGGATCAAGACCAGCCAAAAACTTATACACACGTTCGGAATTAACCTTTGTGGTGTATATAGCAATATCATTAGCACACTCCATAATACATGCATCAATATCATCAAGTCCCTGCCATATTTTCTGTAGTTTGCCAAAGTAAGAAATAACAGAACCTCCATTCTGGCGGACAGAAAATACCTCGCAATGAAGTTGATAGGCTTTTGACGCATCCTGATCAACCGAATACGTGTTTTTAACTGCCTCCCATATTTCCTTTGCCGTAGACAATCGAAGAAAGAGAGACCGAATATCCTTTGTCATTGCATCAAGAAGCCAAGATTTGACCAAGCAGTTTTCATCCTCTCATTCTTCATACtcttctaactttttatttgatggaCCAGCCTTGGTACCCGAAATATAACCCCAACGTTTTCTCCCACGGATTTTATTTCGGGCATTCAAAGACCACTCCACATAATTGGTACCGTCCAACCGTTCCGGAGTGATGAGAGAGGATGTTTCCTGCATATGGAGACCAGACACAATAGTCGAAGATtcgttcttctttggtgatttagcaCCACTTACTTCTGTCATGGTGGcactaaaagaaaattttgcagcggaatgatatgaacagaaacaccaacaattgtgaatacaggacctacttcaattcctagagtttaagaaaaggagatttaaggtggctttgataccatgaaaataaacacaattgtggagtaattttttgataatttcattcatcgtagttgtacaatatatatagtacaaatattaacaaggaaagaatacaagattacatggaaatattctacaactacggcataaaataagattacacaattaaggatattgaccaaatcaaatattgaccaaatcatatccttaattctagcacttTCATGCTCGCGCTCGCGCTTGCACTCATGTACCCGCAcccgaattatgtgacttaccGAATCACTGCATCAAGAAATACGCGCTGCAACTTTTGCAAAAAGAGTTCAGTACACCGTACACGTATTAATATAACGCTTAGCGGTCATGAGatatagtagaccagaaataatATGCCAGGAACCACATTCCACTGCTAAAACGCCACTGGaatcaaaacataaacaaaGCAATTCACATGTGGGACGAAACGTCGAAGACAGAATGCAAGTAACTGtgtaaaggaaacaaaaaacttAAACCGGGAAAAGAAATACCCTTCTAGAAAGAAAGCCGAGGAATAAGAACATGCAATAGCCTGAATTCAACAACTGCTGTCTGATGATTAACTTTCAGCTTATTGATGAAAAACAAGGTTTAATAGAGTTATCAATTCACCATACACAATCATGTGGTGTGGGGTGGTCCAACTTCAACTTTGGTACAAAATCCCTAAAAACTCTTATGTACTTCGTTCCATTTCAATGAACTTCTCAAATTGATCACTAACTTTGTGAATATTCACTTGCTTGCTCACCGACTTAGTGAATATTCACTTGAATAATACACATCCCCAACAGTTGTCAAGTTTctagccgatcaaaaaaaagtcTTGTCAAGTTTCTCTGTCATGAAAGAATTTGAGGAAAAGAGATAGGAGTTTCAATTTTTTACTGCAATTACTAGCACTAGAACAAGAGACAATCAGGAGGGAACACACCAAACAGAACAatgggctctgataccatgcaAATTGCAGAATATCAATCACTTTTTTATAAATGCAATATCAATACTTGTATTGAACTATATAATCCAATTTATAGTACAATAATAGAATAGGAACAATCCTTCAGCATCTCTAATAGCTAAGGCAATAAATCTGGACCAGACTACATGGGCACACTTGGGCAACCAAATCAAGGTATGTACACACAAATATATCGAAAGAAGATATTAGCGAATGATTCGATACATGAAAGTTGAAGAAAGTGGGCTATAGAAGCTGCAGAATTTAACATACATGATACATATGCTCATATATATACACCAATATCAGTAATATTCCACTATCTTCCTAACCGAAATTTGAAGTACTTATGTCTCCTTCACCCAATATCAGCTATCCTTCTATTTAGTCTCACACATTATAACTATGAACTTGCGAGCTAGCCCAAGCGGTTGCATGCTTGTTCCAAGTTCATCCTGTCTTAGGTTCACTCTTCTAACTCCCCTTAACAAACCAACACTTCTTGCCTTtcctccaaaaaacaaaaccatgaTCAAGCATTTCCAAGGCGCTACAAACTTCCTAATTTACCGACCGCTATTGAGTATCGACTCTGTGCtagatatggagagagaagaagactTCACAATGGATGACAGAACTGGACTGACAAATGTAGAAGATGCTTCATTACCGAGACCTAGTGTACCAATACTTGTGCTGACATGAATCATCTCCGGCAACAGGACATCTCCATCAAGGTATTGTATCAGTTGGCGCATGCTAGGTCTGGTTGCTACATCGGACTTGGAGCAAAGCAGGCCTAGTTTCAAAACCAACTCCATTTCCTCCTCCAAATAATCTCCTCCCAATCTAGGATCACTTGTCTCGAGAATCGCTCCCTCCTTCCATTTCTCTAAAACCCAACTAACCAAAACAACCTCGTCAGGCGACTGTTGTGGCTCTATGGGCCTCCTTCCGCAAGCTACTTCAAGTATGAATACACCAAAAGCAAACACATCAGTGCTTGTGGTTGACTTTCCAGTTGTAGAAAGCTCTGGAGCAAGGTACCCAATTGTCCCCACAACATTGGTAGTTTTGAGGTTTGCTCCATGATCGTATAATCTAGCAAGCCCAAAATCCCCTAGCCTTCCGTTTAGATCAGCATCCAAGAGAACGTTACTAGCCTTAACGTCTCTGTGAAGAACAACTTGGTCCCATTCTTCGTGCAGATATAGAAGGGCGGATGCTACTCCTCTGATGATATGATAACGTTGTGCCCAATTGAGGATTGGCTTTTCATTGCTAAATAGGAACTTGTCAAGGCTTCCGTTCGGCATATAATCATAGACCAAGAGCAGCTCTCCCTTCCGCCGGCTATAGCCAAGGAGCTGCACCAAGTTCCTGTGCCTTAGCCTTCCTATGCTAGCAATTTCAGCCACAAATTCCTTCATCCCTTGTTTTGAATCATGGGAGACTTTCTTGACTGCAACTTGTTCCTTCGAATAGGGAAGTACTCCTCTATAAACCTTTCCAAAACCTCCTACTCCAAGAAGCTCTTTGTCAATGAAACCTCTGGTAGCTTTGAAGAGATCCTTATAGGAAAACCTATGAGGGCCATATTCCCTCTCCCAGTCTTCACGTATTTCTTCATACTTTTTCCTCCTCAACACGTAAAATGTCCCTGCAATTGTGATGGTCAGCCCAACGACGAGTACTATTGTCACTGACACTGTTATTCTTAGACCTGTAATTCCTCGACTGGGTTTTCTTTGACGAGGAAGTGAAGGAAGCTTTGAAATTTCTAGGCCCTGTGCTTTCCCACTTTTATTGAAGCTCCAACCAAGAATATAGTGGTTCCCGGAAGCTATTCCCGTTGCAGCAGCGAAACCAACATACATGGAATCCAACAGAATTGAAGAAAGATTGATGTGTGTTGACAGGAGAGACTGATCTGGTTTTGGGCTTGAAATAGGAGCTAGTGTAACATTGAGTACATTCTCAAACCCATCATACTCTATCCAAACTTGCGTTGGACTACCACTTATAAGATCCAAGCTCCGGTTAATTCCTTCCTCGTTGGAGTAATACGTGACTGTCGCAGATACATTTGATATGAAGCTGTTAACATCAATTCCAACATGGTTACCGTCTATATCATTGAATTCATGATTCTGAAAGGTATCGAGCTCAATTGCCAACAGATTGTTGGAACGGAGCCCATTGTCAGAAGAATTGAAGAGCCCAAGATACTGGCCTCCTTGGGCTTGGGTGAAGTTCAAAGATGGTGAGATCGCAAAGGCCATTCCATCACCACTCAGATTTGCTCTCTCAGGAACAATGGCAAAAACAAAATGGGTGGAAAATGAAAGATCTTGGGTTAACATGGACGAAGATGTGTAAAATCTTACAGGACGCTGGTAGAAAGCACGACCGATTTGAAATATTGAACTGTTGGTTAGCTGCAAAAGTCCATTGGAATGGATTTTTGCACCCCCATCAAGGAGAATATTGGTTCCATTGAAGCCATTGTATACGAACTGGTTTTCATCTACAGCTATGACCAAGGTATTCAAGCAAACATATGAAAGTATCAGAAAATAAACCGATACTGCTTTGGAAGTCATAATAATGTCGGGAAGagcttcttttttgtttttttgggtaaattcgGAAGAGCTTCTTGCTTGCAGCAATGGATGGTTAGTTTTGTTTGGAAGAttagattcttcttttctttgttacTATTATTAAATATCAGGGACTCCTTCCAAGGGTATAACGGGGATTCGGGGAGTCAACAACGGCTGCTGGTCAGGTCagctaaagaaaacaaaagtctTTGAGTCAATGATAATAACTTCACCCTGATTAAGTTAAATGAATAAACAAGGATCATCTCCGTTACATCCCAGCTAGAGTTTTTAGCAGGAATTAAACTCTGATGTATATGCCTCAATTTGGTTGGTATTTCTGTgctaaggctccgtttcggaaaccttcttaaaaaataagtacttattttgccatttcttattcaaaaaataagaagggtcattccacaaaattcaaataaaaagttcatttcacattttcaaactcaaaaataatgtaaatgaaaaaaatttttttattttttttgcaccgtattaaagatctcaacgagatttatcaaacaagatccatagtggtaggaaaattatttgcttaaacacatgatttttgagcttgatgttgctttatacaaaaaataagactgttgctataataatgggcgccggcggagggaaatcgtaccggcggtcgcgccgggccgtctccggccaccggacggccgatcctagccgtcc
This DNA window, taken from Rhododendron vialii isolate Sample 1 chromosome 8a, ASM3025357v1, encodes the following:
- the LOC131298261 gene encoding uncharacterized protein LOC131298261, encoding MTKDIRSLFLRLSTAKEIWEAVKNTYSVDQDASKAYQLHCEVFSVRQNGGSVISYFGKLQKIWQGLDDIDACIMECANDIAIYTTKVNSERVYKFLAGLDPHLDGVRGRVLSTKPLPDIQAAYAIVCSEANRQDAMLGENIGEGTVMASRKMTIFKKDQKCTHCNGTGHTVDTCFRLHGYPEWHPKGKRHLIRRRTLIQKQI
- the LOC131298262 gene encoding L-type lectin-domain containing receptor kinase SIT2-like, with product MTSKAVSVYFLILSYVCLNTLVIAVDENQFVYNGFNGTNILLDGGAKIHSNGLLQLTNSSIFQIGRAFYQRPVRFYTSSSMLTQDLSFSTHFVFAIVPERANLSGDGMAFAISPSLNFTQAQGGQYLGLFNSSDNGLRSNNLLAIELDTFQNHEFNDIDGNHVGIDVNSFISNVSATVTYYSNEEGINRSLDLISGSPTQVWIEYDGFENVLNVTLAPISSPKPDQSLLSTHINLSSILLDSMYVGFAAATGIASGNHYILGWSFNKSGKAQGLEISKLPSLPRQRKPSRGITGLRITVSVTIVLVVGLTITIAGTFYVLRRKKYEEIREDWEREYGPHRFSYKDLFKATRGFIDKELLGVGGFGKVYRGVLPYSKEQVAVKKVSHDSKQGMKEFVAEIASIGRLRHRNLVQLLGYSRRKGELLLVYDYMPNGSLDKFLFSNEKPILNWAQRYHIIRGVASALLYLHEEWDQVVLHRDVKASNVLLDADLNGRLGDFGLARLYDHGANLKTTNVVGTIGYLAPELSTTGKSTTSTDVFAFGVFILEVACGRRPIEPQQSPDEVVLVSWVLEKWKEGAILETSDPRLGGDYLEEEMELVLKLGLLCSKSDVATRPSMRQLIQYLDGDVLLPEMIHVSTSIGTLGLGNEASSTFVSPVLSSIVKSSSLSISSTESILNSGR